A DNA window from Halomicrobium mukohataei DSM 12286 contains the following coding sequences:
- the neuC gene encoding UDP-N-acetylglucosamine 2-epimerase encodes MPRDILAITGIRSEYDILYPALDAIQAHEELSAGVVASGGHVADTHGDTISYIQQNGFEVVDSVAYLLRGDDKRMRAKGVGTLVASLTEVVSRESPDILLVAGDREEPLATAIVGNYLDIPVAHIFGGDPVWGNADDPVRHAVSKMTHIHLTACADHRDRLVQMGEHEFRTFDVGNPGLDRIRTVPELSREELSREIGFDITEGPFLVLIKHPLSSERTAAGSQMETTMKALADLSIPTVAIHPNTDPGSEEIIDVLHEYQNYDFVSVHENFERDLFVNLLRYATALVGNSSAGILEAPFLSLPAVNIGNRQTGRTNAGNVVYVDHDVDEIVEAVQRLTDDTRRADLLEQTDTTYYGDGNSGPRIADVLANIDLDTELLVKSNRY; translated from the coding sequence GTGCCGCGCGACATTCTTGCGATAACGGGAATCCGGTCAGAGTACGATATTCTCTATCCCGCTCTCGACGCTATTCAGGCCCACGAAGAGTTATCGGCCGGCGTGGTTGCCAGTGGCGGACACGTGGCTGACACCCATGGAGATACGATCTCCTACATCCAGCAGAATGGCTTTGAGGTGGTCGACTCCGTGGCGTATCTGCTGCGCGGCGATGACAAACGCATGCGTGCCAAAGGCGTCGGGACGCTGGTTGCCTCCCTGACGGAGGTCGTGAGCCGTGAGTCGCCCGATATCCTCCTTGTAGCTGGTGACCGTGAGGAGCCCCTGGCGACGGCTATCGTCGGAAACTACCTCGACATCCCCGTCGCACACATCTTCGGCGGCGACCCCGTATGGGGCAACGCGGACGATCCGGTTCGCCACGCCGTCTCGAAGATGACACATATTCACCTGACCGCTTGTGCCGACCACCGCGACCGACTGGTCCAGATGGGCGAACACGAATTTCGCACCTTCGATGTAGGTAACCCCGGGCTTGACCGTATTAGGACCGTGCCCGAACTGTCACGCGAGGAGCTGTCCCGCGAAATCGGGTTCGACATCACCGAGGGACCCTTTCTCGTCTTAATCAAACATCCTCTCTCCTCAGAGCGGACGGCGGCCGGCTCGCAGATGGAAACCACGATGAAGGCGCTCGCGGACCTCTCGATCCCGACTGTCGCTATCCATCCGAACACGGACCCCGGAAGCGAGGAGATTATCGACGTATTGCACGAGTACCAGAACTATGATTTCGTTTCGGTACACGAGAATTTCGAGCGAGACCTGTTCGTGAACCTCCTCAGGTACGCAACGGCACTCGTCGGTAACTCGAGTGCGGGAATTCTCGAAGCACCGTTTCTGTCACTGCCCGCGGTCAATATCGGGAACAGGCAGACCGGACGGACTAACGCCGGCAACGTCGTTTACGTCGACCACGACGTGGACGAGATCGTTGAGGCGGTCCAGCGACTCACAGACGACACACGGCGGGCAGATCTCCTTGAGCAGACCGACACCACGTACTACGGCGACGGCAACAGCGGCCCGCGAATCGCGGATGTACTTGCGAATATCGACCTCGACACCGAACTACTTGTCAAATCGAATCGATATTGA
- a CDS encoding ATP-grasp domain-containing protein, which translates to MTNLTILRTAVGSLPSRGLIDALREYGFSVVGADANPAAYGHLYLDESEVVPRADEPTFLDTVTDLVADHNIDAILAGPEAELLALAGEKAKLGRQGATVLCPDAKTVELCADKRQTQAAFADAEIPVPDLYERDAVEFPCIVKPRFGGGSTAVNVARSESELAVYAADLNDPIFQNYVDGPEYTVDVLSGDDGRPLSVVPRRRHGVESGKSVTGETVAREDIIEHCETISREFDLFGPSCIQCIDGPDGLRFIEVNTRFGGGAVLSMQADDSVLPNVERLIRGERGVKSESFRDGLVMIRNYTELYADRTEVWDDNA; encoded by the coding sequence ATGACTAACCTGACCATCCTCCGGACCGCAGTTGGCAGCCTCCCCTCACGCGGTCTCATTGATGCGCTCCGCGAGTACGGGTTCAGCGTGGTCGGTGCCGACGCAAACCCGGCGGCCTACGGCCACCTCTATCTTGACGAGTCGGAAGTCGTGCCGCGGGCTGACGAGCCGACCTTTCTCGACACCGTGACTGACCTCGTCGCGGACCACAACATCGACGCCATTCTCGCCGGGCCCGAGGCCGAGCTGTTGGCGCTCGCGGGCGAAAAGGCGAAACTCGGCAGACAGGGCGCGACGGTGCTGTGTCCCGACGCCAAGACGGTCGAATTGTGTGCGGACAAGCGACAGACTCAAGCGGCGTTTGCTGACGCAGAGATTCCGGTCCCAGACCTGTACGAGCGCGATGCCGTTGAGTTTCCGTGTATTGTCAAACCGCGGTTCGGTGGCGGCAGCACGGCCGTCAACGTCGCCCGCTCCGAGAGCGAGTTAGCGGTGTACGCCGCCGACCTCAACGACCCAATCTTCCAGAATTACGTCGATGGCCCAGAGTACACCGTGGACGTGCTATCGGGAGATGACGGCCGTCCGCTATCGGTGGTGCCCCGGCGACGCCACGGCGTCGAGTCCGGCAAGTCCGTCACGGGTGAAACGGTCGCACGCGAGGATATTATCGAGCACTGCGAAACCATCTCCCGGGAGTTTGACCTGTTCGGACCTTCTTGCATTCAGTGTATCGACGGGCCGGACGGACTGCGGTTTATCGAGGTTAACACGCGCTTTGGCGGCGGGGCAGTCCTCTCAATGCAGGCTGACGACTCGGTGTTGCCAAATGTTGAGCGGCTGATCCGCGGCGAGCGCGGTGTCAAGAGTGAAAGCTTTCGAGACGGGCTTGTTATGATACGCAACTATACCGAACTATACGCCGACCGAACAGAGGTGTGGGACGATAATGCGTGA
- a CDS encoding HAD family hydrolase, whose amino-acid sequence MRDVILFDLDNTLFDVEQYMTGAFADVAAHLEAEYGVNGEQIHADLLELWRKETSMYPHLFDDLIADHSINADIEQIVAVFNDHEPVLEPYDGVPEVLNNLQQRGYTLGIVTDGTARRQRRKLDALGLRSAFETVVLTAELNEPKPSPLPFEEAARRLERSGDRCVYVGDNPQVDFAGAKKVDMCTIRVRQGEFRHLPSGPHSDISIENINEVYEAIVNASKDHQESH is encoded by the coding sequence ATGCGTGACGTGATTCTGTTTGATCTAGACAACACGCTGTTCGATGTCGAGCAGTACATGACCGGTGCGTTCGCGGATGTCGCAGCCCATCTGGAAGCAGAATACGGCGTCAATGGCGAACAGATCCACGCAGACCTGCTTGAGCTGTGGCGCAAAGAAACCAGTATGTACCCGCACCTTTTCGACGATCTCATCGCGGACCACAGCATCAACGCGGATATTGAGCAGATAGTTGCGGTGTTCAATGATCACGAGCCAGTGCTTGAGCCATACGATGGGGTACCAGAGGTGCTCAACAATCTTCAACAGAGAGGATACACGCTTGGTATCGTTACTGATGGCACGGCTCGCAGACAGCGACGGAAACTTGACGCACTTGGACTCCGGTCAGCGTTCGAGACAGTCGTGTTGACAGCCGAACTCAACGAACCAAAGCCCTCACCGCTCCCGTTCGAGGAGGCTGCGCGCCGACTCGAACGGTCTGGAGACAGGTGTGTATATGTCGGTGATAACCCACAGGTCGACTTTGCCGGGGCAAAAAAAGTCGATATGTGTACGATCAGGGTTCGCCAGGGTGAGTTCCGGCATCTACCGTCAGGCCCTCATTCCGATATTTCAATTGAAAATATTAATGAGGTCTACGAAGCTATTGTGAATGCGTCAAAAGATCACCAAGAGAGTCATTGA
- a CDS encoding oxidoreductase yields the protein MIDAFDLDGDVALVTGGAGLLGREICEGLADHGATVVVADPAAEEGQAVADSIGENGQFRSLDITKAEAVEETVASVIDEFGSLDVLVNTAYPRNKNYGQRYEEMTLADWRENVDLHLNSYFYSSYCASMAMKDQADGGSIINLGSVYGVQAPDFGVYDGTGMTSPVEYSAIKGGILNLVRYMASYLGEYDVRVNAVSPGGVFDGQDEQFVENYERRTPLGRMAAPEDMVGPVVFLASDAAGYVTGHNLVVDGGWTIK from the coding sequence TTGATTGATGCGTTCGATCTTGACGGTGACGTCGCCCTCGTTACCGGGGGCGCGGGACTGCTGGGTCGAGAGATCTGTGAGGGGCTCGCGGATCACGGAGCAACAGTCGTCGTCGCCGATCCGGCAGCAGAAGAGGGACAGGCGGTCGCGGATTCGATCGGCGAGAACGGACAGTTCCGATCGCTCGATATCACGAAGGCCGAGGCGGTCGAGGAGACGGTGGCGTCTGTAATCGACGAGTTCGGCTCGCTTGACGTCCTCGTCAACACGGCGTACCCACGGAACAAGAATTACGGGCAGCGCTACGAGGAGATGACACTCGCAGACTGGCGAGAGAACGTCGATCTCCACCTGAACAGCTACTTCTACAGTTCGTACTGCGCGTCGATGGCGATGAAAGACCAAGCCGACGGCGGGAGTATCATCAACCTCGGCTCAGTCTACGGTGTGCAAGCGCCCGACTTCGGCGTCTACGACGGGACGGGTATGACCAGTCCCGTGGAGTACTCGGCGATCAAAGGGGGTATCCTGAACCTGGTCCGGTACATGGCCTCCTACCTCGGTGAGTACGACGTCCGAGTGAATGCGGTCAGTCCGGGCGGTGTGTTCGACGGACAGGACGAGCAGTTCGTCGAGAACTACGAGCGGAGGACGCCGTTGGGGCGCATGGCTGCACCGGAAGATATGGTCGGTCCTGTCGTCTTTTTGGCGTCTGACGCGGCGGGGTACGTTACCGGGCACAACCTCGTCGTCGACGGTGGTTGGACGATCAAGTGA
- a CDS encoding acylneuraminate cytidylyltransferase family protein, producing the protein MTVDASTLVTICARGGSKGVPDKNVRDLDGQPLITHTIRQAKQWDRTTDLVVSTDSDGISMVAEDAGARVPFRRPDELATDEAAKLPVIQHAHEQMESITGRTYDYVVDLDATAPLRLVADIENCFQRVHGTEATNAYTVTEADKNPYFNMVELDENGYASLSKSLDDEVVRRQDAPSVYEMNASVYTYERSYLADADSTHGDRTGVAEMPPERSVDIDRPIDFALVKFLVEEWGVDFD; encoded by the coding sequence ATGACAGTAGATGCTTCGACGCTCGTAACGATCTGTGCCCGGGGCGGGTCGAAGGGCGTCCCCGACAAGAACGTGCGTGACCTGGACGGACAGCCGCTGATCACACACACGATCCGCCAGGCAAAGCAGTGGGATCGGACGACTGATCTTGTCGTCTCGACCGACAGCGACGGAATCTCGATGGTGGCCGAGGACGCCGGTGCGCGGGTCCCGTTCCGCCGTCCCGACGAACTCGCCACGGACGAAGCAGCCAAGCTCCCGGTCATCCAGCACGCACACGAGCAGATGGAGTCCATCACGGGTCGGACCTACGACTACGTCGTCGATCTCGACGCGACGGCACCGCTCCGCCTCGTCGCGGACATAGAGAACTGCTTTCAGCGGGTCCACGGGACGGAGGCCACCAACGCCTACACCGTGACGGAGGCCGACAAGAACCCGTACTTCAACATGGTCGAACTGGACGAGAACGGCTATGCGTCGCTCTCGAAGTCGCTTGACGACGAGGTCGTCAGGCGCCAGGACGCGCCGAGCGTCTACGAGATGAACGCCTCCGTGTACACCTACGAGCGATCGTACCTGGCTGATGCGGACTCGACTCACGGCGACCGAACCGGCGTCGCGGAGATGCCACCGGAGCGCTCTGTCGACATCGATCGCCCCATCGACTTCGCTCTCGTGAAGTTCCTCGTCGAAGAGTGGGGTGTCGACTTTGATTGA
- a CDS encoding Gfo/Idh/MocA family protein: MRILFTGLGSIGRRHLRLLDERPEEFEVHAYRSGTAEGDGPAGIVEHDSLEAGLAVDPDVAFVTNPTALHVETATRCARSGCDLFLEKPLSDSLAGVEELQQVVDERDLITYVGCQLRFSPVLAAVRDALGADRIGDVLSFRATAGSHLPEWRPGQDYRNSYSASSELGGGVVLDLVHELDYIYWLLGDVATVDGHIGHLSSLEIETEDVAEIVLRTRSGALGSVHLDYFRRVPKRTLVVIGEAGVVRADLNEQTVTIETPAETDHREFDYTRDDVFRDQLGYFLEHVRTREPCHNDVPEAKRVLEIALEAKENQV; this comes from the coding sequence ATGCGTATACTGTTTACCGGTCTCGGATCGATCGGTCGGCGGCATCTGCGACTTCTCGATGAACGGCCGGAGGAGTTCGAGGTACACGCCTACCGGAGCGGCACTGCAGAAGGGGACGGGCCGGCGGGCATCGTTGAGCACGACTCACTAGAGGCGGGGCTCGCCGTTGACCCGGATGTCGCGTTCGTCACGAACCCGACCGCGTTGCACGTTGAGACCGCCACACGGTGTGCCCGCAGTGGGTGTGACCTCTTCCTCGAGAAGCCGCTATCCGACTCACTGGCTGGCGTCGAGGAACTCCAGCAGGTCGTCGACGAACGGGACCTGATCACGTACGTGGGGTGCCAGCTCCGGTTTTCGCCCGTCTTGGCGGCGGTCCGGGATGCACTGGGGGCAGACAGGATCGGTGACGTGCTCTCCTTTCGTGCGACCGCCGGCTCGCACCTCCCAGAGTGGCGACCCGGGCAGGACTACCGGAACTCGTACAGCGCTTCGTCCGAACTCGGTGGCGGGGTCGTGCTCGACCTCGTTCACGAACTCGACTATATCTACTGGTTGCTCGGCGACGTGGCGACGGTCGATGGACACATCGGTCATCTCAGCTCTCTCGAGATCGAGACCGAAGATGTGGCTGAGATCGTTCTCCGGACGCGGTCGGGCGCGCTCGGTAGTGTCCATCTAGATTACTTCCGACGTGTGCCAAAGCGGACACTGGTGGTGATTGGCGAAGCCGGCGTCGTCCGTGCCGACCTGAACGAACAGACGGTGACGATCGAAACGCCAGCCGAGACAGATCACCGAGAGTTCGACTACACACGCGACGACGTGTTTCGCGACCAGCTGGGGTACTTCCTCGAGCACGTCCGAACCCGAGAACCGTGCCACAACGACGTGCCCGAAGCAAAAAGGGTTTTAGAAATTGCCCTCGAAGCAAAGGAGAATCAGGTATGA
- a CDS encoding DegT/DnrJ/EryC1/StrS family aminotransferase — MADAIPLFEITWDRDDVKNVLDSVTRGSYWANGPYIDDFETALEEYHDVDHAVVFNSGTTALVSALRALNVGPGDEVIVPSFTFISTANVIEMVDAKPVFADIEPESFGLDPDDVRDRITDDTAAILPIHYAGKPCKIRELREIATDHDLRLVEDAAEALGAESRGQKVGTFGDAGMLSFCQNKVVATGEGGAVLTGDDDVARKARLLRSHGRASRDYFDSASGGDYVALGNNFRMPDVVASIGVAQMQKVEDTLIAGRQRVAARYREQLEKIAGVTPPRAPADGRHVYQLFTVRFDDDVDRDAVVQSLEDENIASKVYFDPVHRSEYYTERYGDGAWSLPTTDAVSESVLSLPMFSHMAEEDIDRVVDCVAAALD; from the coding sequence ATGGCCGACGCAATTCCACTCTTCGAGATCACATGGGATCGTGACGACGTCAAGAACGTCCTTGACTCGGTCACTCGAGGGTCATACTGGGCCAACGGTCCCTACATCGACGACTTCGAGACGGCTCTTGAGGAGTATCACGATGTCGACCACGCCGTCGTATTCAACTCGGGGACGACGGCGCTGGTCAGCGCTCTCCGGGCGTTGAACGTCGGCCCGGGCGACGAGGTCATCGTCCCGTCGTTCACGTTCATCTCGACGGCCAACGTCATAGAGATGGTCGACGCGAAACCGGTCTTCGCAGACATCGAACCGGAGTCGTTCGGTCTCGATCCCGACGACGTTCGTGACAGGATTACGGACGACACCGCTGCAATTCTCCCGATTCACTACGCAGGCAAACCCTGCAAGATCAGGGAGCTGCGCGAGATCGCAACCGACCACGATCTTCGACTCGTCGAAGACGCAGCGGAGGCGCTCGGTGCGGAATCACGGGGACAGAAGGTCGGGACATTCGGCGACGCTGGGATGCTGAGCTTCTGTCAGAACAAAGTGGTTGCGACGGGCGAAGGAGGGGCTGTCCTGACGGGAGACGACGACGTGGCACGCAAGGCTCGGCTCCTTCGGTCGCACGGACGAGCTTCGCGGGACTACTTCGACTCGGCCAGTGGCGGCGACTACGTCGCGCTCGGGAACAACTTTCGGATGCCCGACGTGGTCGCCAGCATCGGTGTCGCACAGATGCAAAAAGTCGAAGACACGCTCATCGCCGGCCGCCAACGCGTGGCGGCACGCTATCGGGAACAACTGGAGAAAATCGCCGGAGTCACGCCGCCTCGCGCTCCGGCAGACGGACGCCACGTCTACCAGCTGTTCACGGTCCGGTTTGACGACGATGTCGATCGCGACGCTGTCGTTCAGTCACTCGAAGACGAGAACATCGCATCGAAAGTCTACTTCGATCCTGTCCACCGGTCAGAATACTACACCGAGCGATACGGAGATGGTGCCTGGTCTCTTCCGACGACCGACGCCGTCTCCGAGAGCGTCCTCTCACTGCCGATGTTTTCGCACATGGCCGAGGAGGACATCGACCGCGTGGTCGACTGTGTGGCAGCAGCACTCGACTGA